A genomic segment from Actinoplanes sichuanensis encodes:
- a CDS encoding menaquinone biosynthetic enzyme MqnA/MqnD family protein: MSDSVRRPRVGHIQFLNCLPIYWGLMRSGALLDVDLHKDTPERLSAGLVAGDLDIGPITLVEYLRHADELLLLPDLAVGSDGPVLSVNLISTRPPAELNGRPVALGSTSRTGVMLAQMLLSERYGAEPEYFRCPPDLSQMLMEADAGVLIGDPALRAMYEAPANGLLVIDLAEAWKDWTGLPMVFAVWAVRKDFAAAHPGLVKDVHEAFQRSRDLCLGELDEVAEAAARWEPFDAATLANYFRALDFSLGERQIAGVREFARRAADRGEVPALPSDGPEFADV; this comes from the coding sequence ATGAGCGACAGCGTCCGTCGGCCCCGGGTCGGGCATATTCAGTTCCTCAACTGCCTGCCCATCTACTGGGGGCTGATGCGTTCGGGCGCTCTACTCGACGTCGACCTGCACAAGGACACGCCGGAGCGGCTCAGTGCCGGGCTCGTCGCCGGTGATCTCGACATCGGGCCGATCACCCTGGTCGAGTATCTGCGGCATGCCGACGAGCTGCTTCTGCTGCCCGACCTGGCGGTCGGCAGCGACGGTCCGGTTCTCTCGGTCAATCTGATCTCCACCCGGCCGCCGGCCGAGCTGAACGGGCGGCCGGTCGCCTTGGGTTCCACATCGCGGACCGGCGTCATGTTGGCGCAGATGCTCCTTTCCGAGCGGTACGGTGCTGAGCCCGAGTATTTCCGCTGCCCACCCGACCTGTCCCAGATGCTCATGGAGGCCGACGCCGGTGTGCTGATCGGTGACCCGGCACTACGGGCGATGTATGAGGCGCCCGCCAACGGCCTGCTGGTGATCGACCTGGCCGAGGCTTGGAAGGACTGGACCGGCCTGCCCATGGTGTTCGCCGTGTGGGCGGTGCGTAAGGATTTCGCGGCCGCGCATCCGGGTCTGGTCAAGGATGTGCACGAGGCGTTCCAGCGGTCCCGTGATCTGTGTCTGGGCGAGTTGGACGAGGTGGCCGAGGCGGCGGCCCGGTGGGAGCCGTTCGACGCGGCGACACTTGCCAACTACTTCCGGGCGCTCGACTTCTCGCTGGGTGAGCGGCAGATCGCCGGGGTCCGGGAGTTCGCCCGACGTGCGGCGGATCGTGGCGAAGTGCCTGCTCTGCCCTCGGACGGCCCGGAATTCGCCGACGTTTGA